From a region of the Oncorhynchus mykiss isolate Arlee chromosome 32, USDA_OmykA_1.1, whole genome shotgun sequence genome:
- the LOC110489316 gene encoding proline-rich transmembrane protein 1-like — translation MSEKHGLEDTNRQAMSQPMQQIQPPPYLPSQELNMGQQHSNMQHSNMQHSNMQHSNMQHPSMAPQTGCGPQPNYPPPPPPPGSDGYQETQFHNGSYGHPGAPQGYTVQTQGPGGGVPHAPVGYFQPGYPLQLQPCTAYVPVYPMASGQPYQGMPQGQMGMQMPHGIALMEPRRPPHDYLPIAVLTTVCCFWPTGIIAIIKAVQVRTAVARGDMVMAEIASREARNFSFISLAVGIASIVLCTILTVVVIIASQHHDDDWEP, via the exons ATGTCGGAAAAACACG gtCTGGAGGACACCAATCGCCAGGCCATGTCCCAACCCATGCAGCAAATTCAGCCCCCTCCATACCTCCCCTCCCAGGAACTTAACATGGGCCAACAACACTCCAACATGCAACACTCCAACATGCAACACTCCAACATGCAACACTCCAACATGCAGCACCCCAGCATGGCCCCTCAGACCGGCTGTGGCCCCCAGCCCAACTACCCCCCTCCACCCCCGCCCCCTGGCTCCGATGGCTACCAGGAGACCCAGTTCCACAATGGCTCCTACGGACACCCAGGGGCCCCACAGGGCTACACAGTCCAGACCCAGGGCCCGGGAGGGGGTGTCCCACATGCCCCTGTGGGTTACTTTCAACCAGGATACCCTCTCCAGCTGCAGCCCTGCACAGCCTACGTTCCTGTCTACCCCATGGCGTCG gggCAGCCCTACCAGGGGATGCCCCAGGGCCAAATGGGCATGCAGATGCCCCATGGCATCGCCCTGATGGAGCCACGGCGCCCGCCTCACGACTACCTGCCAATCGCTGTGCTCACCACCGTTTGCTGCTTCTGGCCAACAGGAATCATAGCCATCATCAAGGCAGTACAG gtgCGTACGGCGGTGGCCAGGGGGGACATGGTGATGGCAGAGATAGCGTCCCGCGAGGCGCGTAACTTCTCCTTCATCAGCCTGGCAGTGGGCATTGCCTCCATCGTTCTGTGTACCATCCTCACCGTGGTAGTCATCATTGCCTCCCAACACCATGACGACGACTGGGAACCCTAA